Genomic segment of Tachysurus fulvidraco isolate hzauxx_2018 chromosome 22, HZAU_PFXX_2.0, whole genome shotgun sequence:
CTCACTTAcgcgtttttggaaagtaataaatgaatgaatggataaataaataattaaatcgttagagagagagagagggacagagagagagaaagatatgtggagatttatgacgtagactggtacaacgaacacggGTTCTGGCATGGTGGAGCTGGGGTTAGAGGAGGGAGgttagatcgcggcagcagcgaagcgctaaagcggctctatgaatgggaatttaaatggtcgggtaatatggatgtcgtaacctgATTGGTGCGCATCGtggactgctgattaacagctgatgcatgcttgacgacgtggcctgccagaattAACGCAATGCTTGATTTTCACAATATTAAAACTGGGACTGTTCCCGGAGCTAACCAAAAATGTGTTTTGGTAACCTAATTTGCATAAAACTAGATCACATTGAAAGCATAGTCAGCATATTTGATCTGAAGTTAGGAGTGTTAAATATTAGATCTCTTATTAAAAGcacttattattaatgaaacTATAACTGATCAGGAGTTTAAAGGTACTATGTTTACCAGAAatgtggattaaaccaaataagTATGTAGCATTAAATGGATATAGTTTATACTGTAAGTTTGTAGTATCTGGATATAATTACATACATCATCCAATCCCAACAGGCAGGGCAGGAGGTGTAGCAGTTATTTATGATGATAATCTGGGCATCATTCAAAAACctcaacaaaaaacacactggaagatttttatattaacatatttagCCACAAATAATAATCTGCCAAATCGATTTTGTAATTGTTATATACAGAACCTCAGTGCCAAATTCTTAATTTCTCTGAGAATTTGaagatttcatttcaaaactAGCTGAGTCTTTCAACATAATTAAGAATAACCTTGGAGAACAGCAGTTGTGTCCATCCTATATTCAGTTCATCAGAATGTTTTAGGTCCCACTTATAATAAAGGTCATGCTCAGACCATTATCTCCCCTTATTTAAATCGTCTATTAAACATGTGTTTACATCTGCTAATGCAAAGAGGTTTATTAATAATCTTGCAGAATAATCATCCATGATTAGATCACCGTTGATCAGGCGACTGATCATTTGTAGCTCcataatttgaaagaaaaaactaGCACCCTGGTATAATGATCACACACACGCCTTAAACAGAACactagaaaatgaaaaaataagcTCCTGagcaatttaatattaataatttcttCTTTAAAGTAAACAACTTATGTACTAGATCCcttaaatacatgtttatttaaacagataTGATCAGTAGCCACCAAAACTCTTCTAAATATAATCAATCAAAAATGACTTCTTCCCTTAGCACtggctttgtgccttttttttttaaactagcaGTTATCAAACCcatgattttaaaaacatctgaCCTCGACCCCTGTTCAActataggccaatatcaaacTTCCCCGTTATCTCTaagatcctagaaaaggttgtagcaCAGCAGTTATGCTACATAGGAATAACGTTCATAAAACGTGTCAGTCGTGATTTAAGTCTCATcatagcagagagagagagcactggtTAACTTAATACCAGCTTAATAAGGTTGAAGAATGTGTAAAGGACATTAGAGAGTGAATGCTTATTTACTTCGTTCTACTCAATTCTGACAATAGTGCTTGTACTTTTACTATTTTACACAGCCAAATAATGTGTGGTTAAGTGGTATGTTTTTGTgattagtgaaataaaacaaaggtcCTACCCTGTAGAAGAACCCACAACAAATCTTCTCCACCCTGCCCTCAGTCACTTCCCCACTTTCCAGCTTGTGATCATCCAGAGGCTTCAGTTCAGAGAGAGGCACCTCAGTTAGATCGTTCCTTTCCCCTGTGTTGTCTGTACACATTACTTCCAAATGCTCCCTTACTGCCTGTGCCTGAACCTGAAATGCTGCTGTTGTCTCGGTGGGTCTGCCTTCTTCTGATGATTTCTCTTTcatatctttatctttttttttctctttctctccttggTTCTCTGTGACTTGGCTGGAGAGATAATCACCAGAAATCTTTTCTGCATCTCTGTCAGTTTGCTTGTCAATAGACCCCACTGACAATGCAATTACTTCCTTTTTATTCGTATGACTCTCCACTGTAGGTCCCTCATCATGTCCAAGATAGGCAAAAGAACTAGTTTGTGTTTGGCGAGCAGAGAACCGGCGCAGCCTAGGTAAGCTATCGACTGACTGTGGGGTGTTTAACATCCGACTAAAAGAAGTGACTTTCAGCTCACTTGGGCGCGGAGTACGGGGTGTTCTGGCATGGAAGGAAGCAGACTTTCTCTTCATGGGGGCAGGTGACCGCTGAGTGGTACGAGGTGACCCTGTGGTAGATAGGTTTGGGGAAATTGACCCCACAGATCCACGACCCACAACACTACTACTACGCAGCTCACACAGGTGTTTTGGTAATGAAgtctgcatttgtgtgtgtggaggggagATCACCCAGGCTTGCTGGTCACGTAGACGCATGATGTGTTCCTGCTGCTGTGCCAGGCgctgcatttctgtctgcaGGAAGCTCAGTGATGCATTCAGGCGTTCAATCGAGCGTGTGTACTCTGTCAAGTCTACCACCTCTGCACTTCCTCCTTCCTCTGAGCTCAATTTAAGTGGTGCCCCATCAGGCTTACACCTCTCTAATTGAGAGCAGCTATTGTTTGTTCCGACATGTTGTGGTTCAATGTTTTGCTTCTCATATAGACTTGTGCAACTGCCACCGTCACCCCCTAGTGGTGAGACGGTTCCTTTGCGGCGAACAATGTTGAGAAATGCAGTGCGACCCATCCTCTGCCGGTGCCGTGTGAAAGCTGCTtccactttctttttttgagcTTCAATAGCTCGCCGCTTTTCCTCAAGCTTCATCTTCAACTGTACCATCTCAGACACTAACAGGTTAGATGGGTCACGAGGTGAGCTGGCCTGACTTTGGGCATCCGGTGTAATTGACCTTGCAACTTCCATAGCAGCCGTAGTGCTTATATCAGTTTCAGGTGTATGTCCACCACTTCGCCCTTCCCCATGGTTCAGCTTGCGGAACTTTTGTTCAGCAAAATTTGTCATGCGTACAGCTAAGGAAGAGCCAATTAAAGAACTGGAGCTTGCAGCCAGTGAACACTGACCCTGGAGACTTGATACAGGGCTGAAATTTCCACCAAAATCAGGTAACGGGCAGGAACGGGCTTCATAGTCTTGGTCCATATCAGAGTAGTCCTTTAAAGATGAGTCTTCATCCTGACCATCCTGGATGTCTTCTGTGCGAACATGAATTCCTGTATCCATGTCTGTGGATGTAGAATTTAGTTGTCCATCATCAATCCGGGCTTTAGACAGATTGGCTTCTGGGTCTGGCACATCCGATGCAGCAGCAGCATGGCCCTGGGTTTCTGGGGGGTGCAGGAAAAAGGCATTTTCACCAACAGGGGGACACAGGCTGCTGTGAGAGCACTCTGAGTCATGGATGATCTTCAGAGCCTCCTCTATAGTTGGAGTCGGAGGCTGAGGAATTGTGACATCTGGATGCACCCCATTTGAAAACCtacaaatgaaagtaaaaacaaactcaATACTTTGCCATGTCATGTTTTGATTACTATTTAACATTCAAAATCCCTTGATCTCTTAATTTTAGAGCaatacaaatgtaaaatgaattaaaataccaaaaatctaaattatttatttctgtcagtCATATTATATTTCTTAAGCTGTTCAGATATCTTAAAAAATACCTAGAGTCAGTTCTAATAGGTCTGACAGGACCACGGAGTGATGCTacatcatcctcttcctctcgtaatggtgtgtgtgcgcttcCATTAACAGGTTGGAAAGAGAGATTCCGGCGCTTGCCCCGTAGCGAGTTGTGAACTTTGAACCCCAAGCCCTCCGAGCTTGCAGACCGACTCAACCCTTGACTTGACATACAAGTCATCGGGTCATCAAATGATATCTCAAATGAGATACCATGACCTGAAGACCTAGAGGGGAGAAGAGAGATggaatagacaaataaataaattagaaaaaaaaaattagataattgAATCTATTTATAACTAAGTGATTATAAATCTATTAGATTATTTAATTTTGGAAAATTGTTTTTTTGCTCACTATGGTTCCTATACAGTTCCTACATTACATGCACACTTTGACATTTAATACAGCTTTATATGTATCAACATTAAAGCACATCCTTTGGGGTAGACGTTCATAATGACTACAAAAATAGATAATCAGGGACCACAATCATTTATTCTATATATCCTTTTGGCTGTTGActgaattaataattaataagaaccaatatatatatatgaatatatacattcCTTCTATCAAAATGTCAACAGAGATTCCTGTCTGGCTTAATTTGTCCACCTGTacatcaccatagcaaacaagaagggactcaaagcTGATCCTTGATGTAGTCCCACCTCAACCTTGAGCTCTTCTGTCTGccctacagcacatctcactaCTGTCATACTCATACATATACTGAACTACTCTGATGTACTTAAATACTCTGCCACTCTTTCTtagcctagcttccactacttaGTACtcacaaatattatatataatatataataattacatataatattgttatatgcaatattatatgtaattattattaatatctgaATGGCAAGGTACTTCCCACTGactcaaaacataaacaaaacaaaattcttTCTCTATCATAATTTAACTAAGcacatgaccaaaaaaaaaacaaaattattagcAGAGTGTAAGAGTGGTGAGATCTGCAGCACCCACCTTTTCTCTTTGGGCCATGTCCACACACATCCGTCCACATAAGACAGAGAGTTTGACCGTTTTATCATAgctacaaaaaacacaaatcaaagGTTTCAGACAcaataatgtaattattaatggTCACAGCCCTGGCTACAGTGCAACTGCACATAATTCTAAACGGCTATATTAGATAATTAAAATGCAGTGTTATTGGTATGGGGCTAATAACAGCAGAAAATGCTGCCTCACATATCgaagattaaaataattcaatccCATTCTGTTACAACTCTAACCTAAAATAGGAATTGATTGTTGTACAAAGTGAAACATCATCATGTAATAATAACAGCTATAGCTTCAGACCGATGCTCTGTCATTGTCCCGGGGACGATAAATGAGATATCTGCTTTAATAAGCTAAACTATATAAAGAAAATGAGATAAGGCTTATGTTTAATTGGTACAAGTGATATTTGCACCACATAAGACCAGATAGGCTGCTCAATtatataatgcaaataaaatttattGTGTTTGCTTCTAGTCAGAATGTTGTTAACAAAATGCAATCTTTGAATTCAATTCTC
This window contains:
- the camsap2b gene encoding calmodulin-regulated spectrin-associated protein 2 isoform X2 produces the protein MEDAGGSKQNRGTFIVPTIKSFDHYDFARAKIASSLTWLVAKAFGSDCIPVELEKPFYKDQYDQEHLKPPVVSLLLSAELYCRAGSLILRSDAARPLLGHNGVIQALAQKGLYVTDLERLVTERDLCKTPIQMSSHLAMIDTLMMAYTVEMISVERVLTCVQKYSPFFPEEDFPYDVEEAVTTWINKVNEYLRETMAYDQRVGNNLQAKPAGQKYNKEDLEAQSALYLPQVDNLLKDNTDGCALAALLHFYCPTAVPLEDICVKETMSLADSLYNLQLIQDFCRENLNNCCHFSLEDMLYAYSSIKSNYLVFMAELFWWFEVVKPSFVQPFTLESKGCNPAEAIQMAPVTKHNVIHRSLSPDLPKSPSSTNPAMIKRSNSLSYVDGCVWTWPKEKRSSGHGISFEISFDDPMTCMSSQGLSRSASSEGLGFKVHNSLRGKRRNLSFQPVNGSAHTPLREEEDDVASLRGPVRPIRTDSRFSNGVHPDVTIPQPPTPTIEEALKIIHDSECSHSSLCPPVGENAFFLHPPETQGHAAAASDVPDPEANLSKARIDDGQLNSTSTDMDTGIHVRTEDIQDGQDEDSSLKDYSDMDQDYEARSCPLPDFGGNFSPVSSLQGQCSLAASSSSLIGSSLAVRMTNFAEQKFRKLNHGEGRSGGHTPETDISTTAAMEVARSITPDAQSQASSPRDPSNLLVSEMVQLKMKLEEKRRAIEAQKKKVEAAFTRHRQRMGRTAFLNIVRRKGTVSPLGGDGGSCTSLYEKQNIEPQHVGTNNSCSQLERCKPDGAPLKLSSEEGGSAEVVDLTEYTRSIERLNASLSFLQTEMQRLAQQQEHIMRLRDQQAWVISPPHTQMQTSLPKHLCELRSSSVVGRGSVGSISPNLSTTGSPRTTQRSPAPMKRKSASFHARTPRTPRPSELKVTSFSRMLNTPQSVDSLPRLRRFSARQTQTSSFAYLGHDEGPTVESHTNKKEVIALSVGSIDKQTDRDAEKISGDYLSSQVTENQGEKEKKKDKDMKEKSSEEGRPTETTAAFQVQAQAVREHLEVMCTDNTGERNDLTEVPLSELKPLDDHKLESGEVTEGRVEKICCGFFYRDDQKDEEDIAQKKAALLEKRLRREKEMQIKKQLQEQEMEQKKEMSRLKAEEDRQKKEEEKARRDYIKNEYLRRRQLKLMDDMDRVIKPRPPSIKHKKPRPKSMHRDIMESPKLPAQTHTGPRPRGYSVSSISLASLNLAENESVHTDKRKSRPEVTDCQLSPCPTLNRNGENWENESTSSAASNTEYTGPKLYKEPSAKSNKYIIQNALAHCCLAGKVNEGQKNKILEEMEKTESNNFLILFRDSGCQFRSLYTYCPETEEISKLTGIGPKAIMPKMIESLFKYSSDKKQFCHIPAKTMSASVDAITIFNHLWQTKKQSTPKKLLK
- the camsap2b gene encoding calmodulin-regulated spectrin-associated protein 2 isoform X1 yields the protein MEDAGGSKQNRGTFIVPTIKSFDHYDFARAKIASSLTWLVAKAFGSDCIPVELEKPFYKDQYDQEHLKPPVVSLLLSAELYCRAGSLILRSDAARPLLGHNGVIQALAQKGLYVTDLERLVTERDLCKTPIQMSSHLAMIDTLMMAYTVEMISVERVLTCVQKYSPFFPEEDFPYDVEEAVTTWINKVNEYLRETMAYDQRVGNNLQAKPAGQKYNKEDLEAQSALYLPQVDNLLKDNTDGCALAALLHFYCPTAVPLEDICVKETMSLADSLYNLQLIQDFCRENLNNCCHFSLEDMLYAYSSIKSNYLVFMAELFWWFEVVKPSFVQPFTLESKGCNPAEAIQMAPVTKHNVIHRSLSPDLPKSPSSTNPAMIKRSNSLSYVDGCVWTWPKEKRSSGHGISFEISFDDPMTCMSSQGLSRSASSEGLGFKVHNSLRGKRRNLSFQPVNGSAHTPLREEEDDVASLRGPVRPIRTDSRFSNGVHPDVTIPQPPTPTIEEALKIIHDSECSHSSLCPPVGENAFFLHPPETQGHAAAASDVPDPEANLSKARIDDGQLNSTSTDMDTGIHVRTEDIQDGQDEDSSLKDYSDMDQDYEARSCPLPDFGGNFSPVSSLQGQCSLAASSSSLIGSSLAVRMTNFAEQKFRKLNHGEGRSGGHTPETDISTTAAMEVARSITPDAQSQASSPRDPSNLLVSEMVQLKMKLEEKRRAIEAQKKKVEAAFTRHRQRMGRTAFLNIVRRKGTVSPLGGDGGSCTSLYEKQNIEPQHVGTNNSCSQLERCKPDGAPLKLSSEEGGSAEVVDLTEYTRSIERLNASLSFLQTEMQRLAQQQEHIMRLRDQQAWVISPPHTQMQTSLPKHLCELRSSSVVGRGSVGSISPNLSTTGSPRTTQRSPAPMKRKSASFHARTPRTPRPSELKVTSFSRMLNTPQSVDSLPRLRRFSARQTQTSSFAYLGHDEGPTVESHTNKKEVIALSVGSIDKQTDRDAEKISGDYLSSQVTENQGEKEKKKDKDMKEKSSEEGRPTETTAAFQVQAQAVREHLEVMCTDNTGERNDLTEVPLSELKPLDDHKLESGEVTEGRVEKICCGFFYRDDQKDEEDIAQKKAALLEKRLRREKEMQIKKQLQEQEMEQKKEMSRLKAEEDRQKKEEEKARRDYIKNEYLRRRQLKLMDDMDRVIKPRPPSIKHKKPRPKSMHRDIMESPKLPAQTHTGPRPRGYSVSSISLASLNLAENESVHTDKRKSRHNEFSLGNLCFFLNSSKGAKDRPEVTDCQLSPCPTLNRNGENWENESTSSAASNTEYTGPKLYKEPSAKSNKYIIQNALAHCCLAGKVNEGQKNKILEEMEKTESNNFLILFRDSGCQFRSLYTYCPETEEISKLTGIGPKAIMPKMIESLFKYSSDKKQFCHIPAKTMSASVDAITIFNHLWQTKKQSTPKKLLK